One genomic region from Solwaraspora sp. WMMD792 encodes:
- a CDS encoding TlpA disulfide reductase family protein, whose product MSAGRRLRAGPSFAAALVPLLLVASGCTTDPGAGAGDAAGASGPVPFADCAGLTAPPAASAVAAPQPSTGGAAPQPSTDVGTPGGGTPLPAVSLACFADGTVIDVAAVRGPAVINFWGSWCQPCREELPALQRLADRTAGQLHLIGVNTYDDRNPAVAVAEDLGLRFPSLVDRDRKLLLAVERVGLPLTLFVDADGEIRRTYEGTVDDATLADLVERELGLTVAR is encoded by the coding sequence ATGAGCGCCGGCCGTCGGCTCAGGGCGGGTCCGTCGTTCGCCGCCGCCCTGGTGCCGTTGCTGCTGGTGGCGTCCGGTTGCACCACCGACCCGGGTGCCGGGGCGGGCGACGCTGCCGGAGCGTCCGGACCGGTCCCGTTCGCCGACTGCGCCGGCCTGACCGCGCCGCCCGCTGCGTCGGCCGTCGCCGCGCCGCAACCGTCGACCGGTGGTGCCGCGCCGCAACCGTCGACCGACGTCGGTACGCCGGGCGGCGGCACCCCGCTGCCCGCTGTCAGCCTGGCCTGCTTCGCCGACGGGACGGTCATAGACGTCGCGGCGGTACGCGGACCCGCCGTGATCAACTTCTGGGGCTCCTGGTGCCAGCCCTGCCGGGAGGAGCTGCCGGCGCTGCAACGCCTCGCCGACCGTACCGCCGGGCAGCTGCACCTGATCGGCGTCAACACCTACGACGACCGGAATCCCGCCGTCGCCGTCGCCGAGGATCTGGGGCTGCGGTTCCCGAGCCTGGTCGACCGGGACCGGAAGCTGCTACTGGCGGTCGAGCGGGTCGGCCTGCCGCTGACCCTGTTCGTCGACGCAGACGGGGAGATCCGTCGGACCTACGAGGGCACCGTCGACGACGCCACGCTCGCCGACCTGGTCGAGCGCGAGTTGGGCCTGACGGTGGCCCGGTGA
- a CDS encoding MarP family serine protease — protein sequence MSAVDVVLLLLMLVFAISGYRQGFLIGVLSFAGFIGGALVGLQLGPLLAEQFVDTVARVVVSLVAVFGLAVLGQALAGWAGSRLRHAITSPVGRRADDLGGAAISLVAVLLVAWLVAVPLGSSAMPGLAGAVRNSALLNGIDRVMPPQAQALSNALRDTVDTRGFPNVFGGLTPTRVREVPAPDPALAGSEVVANAQRSVVKVLGSAPRCSRRIEGSGFVYAEDRVMTNAHVVAGTQTVAVEVLGERHNGRVVVYDPERDLAVIYVPNLPAPVMPFADRPAPSGADAIVLGFPLDGPYDAQSARVRDVGPITGPNIYDDGEVLREVYTIRALVRSGNSGGPLVAANGLVLGVIFAAAADDPNTGFAVTAEEASAAAVLGVRSTRRTATGECA from the coding sequence GTGTCCGCCGTCGACGTCGTGCTGCTGCTGCTCATGTTGGTATTCGCGATCAGCGGTTACCGCCAGGGATTCCTGATCGGGGTGCTGTCCTTCGCCGGGTTCATCGGCGGCGCACTGGTCGGTCTGCAGCTCGGGCCGCTGCTGGCTGAACAGTTCGTCGACACTGTGGCCCGGGTCGTGGTGTCACTGGTCGCGGTGTTCGGCCTCGCCGTCCTCGGCCAGGCACTGGCTGGCTGGGCCGGCTCCCGGCTGCGGCACGCCATCACCAGCCCGGTGGGGCGCCGGGCCGACGACCTGGGCGGGGCGGCGATCTCGCTGGTGGCGGTGCTGCTCGTGGCCTGGCTGGTCGCGGTGCCACTGGGCTCCTCCGCGATGCCCGGCCTGGCCGGGGCGGTACGCAACAGCGCCCTGCTCAACGGCATCGACCGGGTGATGCCACCGCAGGCGCAGGCGTTGTCCAACGCGCTGCGGGACACCGTCGACACCCGCGGCTTCCCGAACGTCTTCGGCGGGCTCACCCCGACCCGGGTCCGCGAGGTGCCGGCCCCGGACCCGGCGCTGGCCGGTTCCGAGGTGGTGGCGAACGCCCAGCGGTCGGTGGTCAAGGTGCTCGGCTCCGCGCCCCGCTGCTCCCGCCGGATCGAAGGCTCCGGGTTCGTCTACGCCGAGGACCGGGTGATGACCAACGCGCACGTGGTCGCCGGTACGCAGACCGTGGCGGTGGAGGTTCTGGGCGAGCGGCACAACGGCCGAGTGGTGGTCTACGACCCGGAGCGGGACCTGGCGGTCATCTACGTGCCGAACCTGCCGGCTCCGGTGATGCCGTTCGCCGATCGTCCGGCCCCGTCCGGTGCCGACGCGATCGTGCTCGGCTTCCCGCTGGACGGGCCGTACGATGCGCAGTCCGCCCGGGTCCGCGACGTCGGACCGATCACCGGCCCGAACATCTATGACGACGGTGAGGTCCTCCGCGAGGTCTACACGATCCGCGCGCTGGTCCGTTCCGGCAATTCCGGGGGGCCGCTGGTCGCGGCCAACGGACTCGTCCTCGGGGTGATCTTCGCGGCGGCGGCGGACGACCCGAACACCGGATTCGCGGTCACCGCCGAGGAGGCGTCGGCGGCGGCGGTTTTGGGAGTACGGAGTACCCGCCGGACCGCCACCGGCGAGTGTGCCTGA
- a CDS encoding CoA pyrophosphatase has translation MPSEPLPAWWQPLLTRVRSARTADFTRVATPARGGRPSAVLVLLGEHRPGEPDVLLLQRAATMRNHAGQPAFPGGAADPGDRDARATALREAEEEVGLDPGSVTVLAQLPRLWIPVSGFVVTPVLGWWHRPHPVHPRQPEEVAHVTRLPVDELVDPDNRLQVRHPSGWVSPAFQVRGMLVWGFTAGVLSALLDMAGWAGAWPTGRIIDLPPEPSPGGDPSAAGLPDTLGDRSGGDAATVDGSAGLPG, from the coding sequence CTGCCCTCCGAACCGTTGCCGGCCTGGTGGCAGCCGTTGCTCACCCGGGTACGCTCCGCCCGTACCGCCGATTTCACCCGGGTGGCGACCCCGGCCCGGGGTGGTCGGCCGAGCGCGGTGCTGGTCCTGCTCGGCGAGCATCGGCCAGGTGAGCCCGACGTGCTGCTGCTGCAGCGGGCCGCGACCATGCGCAACCACGCCGGGCAGCCCGCGTTCCCGGGTGGCGCGGCCGACCCGGGCGACCGGGACGCGCGGGCGACCGCGCTGCGGGAGGCCGAGGAAGAGGTCGGGCTGGACCCGGGCAGCGTCACCGTGCTCGCCCAACTGCCCCGGCTGTGGATCCCGGTGAGCGGCTTCGTGGTCACCCCGGTGCTCGGCTGGTGGCATCGGCCACATCCGGTGCATCCCCGACAACCGGAAGAAGTGGCACATGTCACTCGATTGCCGGTCGATGAGCTGGTGGACCCGGACAACCGACTCCAGGTACGCCACCCGAGCGGCTGGGTGTCACCAGCCTTCCAGGTGCGCGGCATGCTGGTCTGGGGATTCACCGCCGGGGTGCTGTCCGCCCTGCTGGACATGGCCGGCTGGGCCGGCGCCTGGCCGACCGGCCGGATCATCGACCTGCCGCCCGAGCCGTCGCCCGGTGGCGATCCGTCGGCCGCCGGTCTGCCCGACACGCTCGGTGACCGGTCCGGCGGCGATGCGGCAACTGTGGACGGCTCCGCCGGCCTGCCGGGCTGA